The following are from one region of the Bacteroidota bacterium genome:
- a CDS encoding nuclear transport factor 2 family protein: MSTIKEKVAQLNQMILGGQIMEAFEQFYHPEVRMQENDAPIVEGKDANREREKDFVSKIIEFRGAEVKEVAVGPESSMVVWHYDFTHADYGVRNYTQVCLQDWKDGRIISERFIYVN, encoded by the coding sequence ATGAGTACGATCAAAGAAAAAGTAGCCCAGCTAAACCAGATGATCCTAGGCGGCCAGATCATGGAAGCCTTCGAGCAGTTTTACCACCCTGAGGTAAGGATGCAGGAGAACGATGCCCCCATAGTAGAAGGAAAGGATGCAAACCGTGAGCGCGAGAAGGACTTTGTTTCCAAGATTATCGAGTTCCGTGGAGCCGAGGTGAAAGAGGTAGCCGTAGGCCCCGAAAGCAGCATGGTTGTTTGGCACTACGACTTTACCCATGCCGACTATGGCGTGCGAAATTACACCCAGGTATGCCTACAGGACTGGAAGGATGGCCGGATCATTAGCGAGCGGTTTATCTATGTAAACTAA
- a CDS encoding Crp/Fnr family transcriptional regulator, whose product METLRAHIEQQVSFTAADWDILQPYLKRRTYLKRQYLLQAGDVCQYESFIVRGCMRAFQVDARGHEAVLQFGIENWWIADLNSYLTGEPARFHVEVLEDSEVIQIDRTDLETIYTRIPVLESYFRRLFQKGFAAAQLRLIDMITHSALDRYQQFLRQYPTLSQRIPQRHIAAYLGITPEHLSKIRQQLRS is encoded by the coding sequence ATGGAGACACTACGCGCCCATATAGAGCAGCAAGTATCCTTTACCGCTGCAGACTGGGACATTCTGCAGCCCTACCTGAAGCGGCGCACCTACCTGAAGCGGCAATACCTGCTACAGGCAGGCGATGTATGCCAGTACGAATCATTCATTGTGCGGGGCTGCATGCGGGCTTTCCAGGTGGATGCAAGGGGGCATGAGGCCGTGCTACAGTTCGGCATAGAAAACTGGTGGATTGCCGACCTGAACAGCTATCTAACAGGTGAGCCTGCACGCTTTCATGTAGAAGTGCTAGAGGATAGCGAGGTGATACAGATAGACCGTACCGACCTGGAAACCATATATACCCGCATACCGGTGCTGGAGAGCTACTTCCGGCGGCTATTTCAAAAAGGGTTTGCGGCTGCCCAGCTCCGCCTTATCGATATGATTACCCACAGTGCGCTGGACCGCTACCAGCAGTTTCTGCGGCAGTACCCCACACTCAGCCAGCGTATCCCACAGCGGCACATAGCGGCTTACCTGGGCATCACCCCCGAGCACCTGAGTAAAATCCGCCAGCAGCTACGTAGTTAG
- the gltX gene encoding glutamate--tRNA ligase, with the protein MSVRVRFAPSPTGPLHVGGVRTALFNYLFARHHGGEFLLRIEDTDQTRYVPGAEAYILEALAWCGITADYGPHTPEGPDAPYRQSERKPMYRQYAEQLVQAGYAYYAFDTPEQLEQMRENASQAGMKNWQYNAITRQSMQNSLTLPADEVQRRLQAGDHYVVRMAMPRHEEIRFEDAVRGWVTVQTNQIDDKVLMKADGMPTYHLANVVDDHLMRITHVIRGEEWLPSAPLHVYMYQCFGWQRPIFAHLPLLLSPDGKGKLSKRDGDKHGFPIFPLDWRNPETGETAKGYREAGYLPEAFINFLALLGWHPSDDREIFSMKELIELFSLERVGKSGVKFDKAKSVWFNATYLRQQAPEALLPLLKQQLAAEGLPSPTDELLLALLPGLQERAEYLTDLAPLARPYVQAPAVYDAELIASKWKPEASPFLAGLLPSLEAHADWTEPSLEALVKEAIAQAGLGLGKVMPALRIALTNTTQGPELFRIFELLGKDETLRRLRHALSAVAV; encoded by the coding sequence ATGTCCGTACGAGTTCGTTTTGCCCCTAGCCCCACCGGCCCCCTGCACGTGGGGGGTGTGCGCACCGCGCTGTTCAACTACCTGTTTGCCCGCCACCACGGGGGCGAGTTCCTCCTCCGTATCGAGGATACGGACCAAACCCGCTATGTGCCCGGTGCCGAGGCATACATCCTGGAGGCACTGGCCTGGTGCGGCATTACGGCAGATTATGGCCCACACACACCCGAGGGGCCAGATGCCCCCTACCGCCAGAGTGAGCGCAAGCCCATGTATAGGCAGTATGCCGAGCAACTGGTGCAGGCGGGCTATGCCTACTACGCCTTCGACACCCCCGAGCAGCTGGAGCAAATGCGCGAAAATGCCAGCCAAGCCGGCATGAAAAACTGGCAGTACAACGCCATAACCCGCCAGAGCATGCAGAATAGCCTGACCCTGCCTGCCGACGAGGTGCAGCGCCGCCTGCAGGCCGGAGACCACTACGTGGTGCGCATGGCCATGCCCCGCCACGAGGAGATCCGCTTTGAAGACGCTGTGCGCGGCTGGGTAACCGTGCAGACCAACCAGATAGATGACAAGGTGCTGATGAAGGCCGACGGCATGCCCACCTACCACCTGGCCAATGTGGTAGACGACCACCTGATGCGCATAACCCACGTAATACGGGGTGAGGAGTGGCTGCCCAGTGCCCCCCTGCACGTGTATATGTACCAGTGTTTCGGCTGGCAGCGCCCCATTTTTGCCCACTTGCCCCTGCTACTCAGCCCCGATGGAAAGGGTAAGCTGAGTAAGCGCGATGGAGACAAGCACGGCTTCCCCATCTTCCCGCTAGACTGGCGAAACCCCGAGACCGGCGAGACCGCCAAGGGCTACCGCGAGGCCGGCTACCTGCCCGAGGCGTTCATAAACTTCCTGGCCCTACTGGGCTGGCACCCTAGCGACGACCGAGAAATCTTCAGCATGAAAGAACTGATTGAGCTTTTCTCGCTCGAGCGGGTGGGGAAGAGCGGCGTGAAGTTTGACAAAGCAAAGAGCGTATGGTTCAATGCCACCTATCTGCGCCAGCAGGCACCCGAGGCCCTACTACCCCTGCTGAAACAGCAGCTGGCGGCCGAGGGGCTACCCAGCCCCACCGATGAGCTGCTGCTGGCACTGCTACCCGGCCTGCAAGAGCGAGCCGAGTACCTGACAGACCTGGCCCCGCTGGCACGCCCCTATGTGCAGGCACCCGCTGTGTATGATGCCGAGCTGATAGCCAGCAAATGGAAGCCCGAAGCCAGCCCCTTCCTAGCCGGACTGCTGCCTAGCCTGGAGGCACATGCCGACTGGACAGAGCCCAGCCTGGAGGCCCTGGTAAAGGAGGCCATAGCACAGGCGGGCCTGGGCCTGGGCAAGGTAATGCCCGCCCTGCGCATAGCCCTCACCAACACCACTCAGGGGCCGGAGTTGTTCCGCATATTCGAGCTACTGGGTAAGGACGAAACGCTGAGGCGGCTGCGCCACGCCCTAAGTGCTGTGGCCGTGTAG
- a CDS encoding beta-lactamase family protein produces MNSKKEALLQAVLDKATGAPHVFGTSFAIDHAGETWLGQSGNLNSNTSFFVASVTKLFTLAIILNLRFKGRLELEQKIQNILSADMLLNLHTMNGCNYVPEISIRNLLAHTSGIPDYFQGKMSTGYCLESELKKGNDQSWTREEAIERSKEMRQKFAPGKRKMAHYSDTNFQLLSAIIEEITGSSFEHSCQEIIFNPLELTQTYLYTDETDLTPIPFYYKSNILRIFKEMSSFGPDGGIVSTSKELLIFLRSFFNGELFPRSYIEELQQWNSIFFPIKSGVGLQKFQLPILFDPFRTMPYFIGHSGLSGALAFYSPKENLSITGTVNQIYNPSTSFRIMLRLTKILLSNRA; encoded by the coding sequence ATGAATAGCAAAAAGGAAGCCCTCCTACAGGCCGTTCTGGACAAAGCCACAGGTGCTCCGCATGTTTTTGGAACCTCCTTTGCCATAGATCATGCTGGAGAAACATGGCTGGGGCAATCAGGCAATCTTAATAGCAATACGTCTTTTTTTGTAGCCAGCGTAACCAAACTATTTACCCTGGCCATCATTCTAAATTTAAGGTTCAAGGGTCGGCTTGAGTTAGAACAAAAAATACAAAATATCCTGAGTGCAGACATGCTGCTGAACTTACACACAATGAATGGGTGTAATTATGTGCCCGAAATCAGCATAAGAAACCTGCTCGCACATACATCCGGAATACCAGATTATTTCCAGGGGAAAATGAGCACAGGATACTGTCTGGAAAGTGAGCTAAAGAAGGGGAATGATCAGAGCTGGACAAGAGAGGAGGCAATAGAGAGATCAAAGGAAATGAGGCAAAAATTTGCTCCTGGAAAGAGAAAAATGGCTCATTACTCAGATACAAATTTTCAACTTTTGTCTGCTATAATAGAGGAAATAACAGGAAGTAGTTTCGAACATAGCTGTCAAGAAATTATTTTTAATCCGCTTGAGCTAACCCAAACTTACTTGTACACCGATGAAACAGATCTGACTCCCATACCTTTCTACTATAAGTCAAACATTCTGCGTATATTCAAGGAAATGAGCTCCTTCGGCCCAGACGGGGGGATCGTATCTACCTCTAAAGAGCTATTAATATTTCTTAGGTCATTCTTTAATGGGGAGTTGTTTCCACGTTCATACATAGAAGAGCTACAGCAGTGGAATTCAATTTTCTTCCCGATTAAATCGGGGGTTGGCTTGCAAAAATTTCAACTTCCAATTTTATTTGACCCATTTCGAACAATGCCCTATTTTATTGGACACTCGGGACTATCTGGAGCATTGGCATTTTATAGTCCGAAAGAAAATTTATCCATTACAGGTACTGTCAATCAGATTTATAATCCAAGTACCTCATTCAGAATTATGCTAAGATTGACAAAGATATTGTTAAGCAATAGGGCCTAG
- the dusB gene encoding tRNA dihydrouridine synthase DusB has product MKPVQIGPVQLPPQPLLLAPMEDVSDPPFRAVCKQQGADLLYTEFISSEGLIRDAAKSLQKLDIYEQERPVGIQIFGAELESMREATAIVEKTQPDIIDINFGCPVKKVVCKGAGAAILREPEKMEALTREIVRSTALPVTVKTRLGWDQDSIRIVEVALRLQDAGIQALSIHARTRAQMYKGTADWSWIQRVKQHPDIEIPIFGNGDIDSPQKAQQYLQQYGPDGLMIGRAAIGYPWIFREIKHYLATGQLLPPPSLAERVAVVRTHLEQSLRWKGERVGLYEMRRHYANYFKGLAHFKPWRTRLVEAEDPQQVFGLLSEIAELNLKASHADDYELTSEISLNW; this is encoded by the coding sequence ATGAAGCCGGTACAGATAGGCCCCGTACAGCTGCCGCCACAGCCGCTGCTGCTGGCCCCCATGGAGGATGTGAGCGACCCACCCTTTCGTGCCGTGTGCAAGCAGCAGGGGGCAGACTTGTTGTACACCGAGTTTATCAGTAGCGAGGGGTTGATACGCGATGCCGCCAAGAGCTTGCAGAAGCTGGACATCTATGAGCAAGAGCGCCCCGTGGGCATACAGATATTTGGTGCCGAGCTGGAAAGCATGCGAGAGGCCACGGCCATTGTAGAAAAAACACAGCCAGACATAATTGACATCAACTTTGGCTGCCCGGTGAAGAAGGTGGTGTGTAAGGGGGCTGGGGCCGCCATACTGAGGGAGCCGGAGAAGATGGAGGCCCTGACGCGCGAGATCGTGCGTTCCACAGCGCTGCCTGTAACCGTAAAGACGCGTCTGGGCTGGGACCAAGACTCCATACGTATTGTAGAGGTAGCCCTGCGCCTGCAGGATGCGGGTATACAGGCCTTGAGTATCCACGCCCGTACACGGGCCCAGATGTATAAGGGCACAGCCGACTGGAGCTGGATCCAGCGGGTGAAGCAGCACCCCGATATAGAGATCCCCATTTTTGGCAATGGCGACATAGACAGCCCGCAGAAGGCACAGCAGTATCTGCAGCAGTATGGGCCCGATGGGCTGATGATAGGCCGCGCGGCCATAGGCTACCCCTGGATTTTTCGCGAGATCAAGCACTACCTGGCCACCGGCCAGCTACTGCCCCCCCCCAGCCTGGCCGAGCGGGTGGCCGTGGTGCGCACCCACCTGGAACAAAGCCTGCGCTGGAAGGGGGAACGTGTGGGCCTGTATGAAATGCGCCGCCACTATGCCAACTACTTCAAAGGCCTGGCGCACTTCAAGCCCTGGCGCACGCGCCTGGTGGAAGCTGAGGACCCGCAGCAGGTGTTCGGTCTGCTAAGCGAGATAGCAGAGCTGAACCTGAAAGCATCTCATGCGGATGACTATGAACTGACGTCTGAGATCTCATTGAATTGGTAG